Below is a genomic region from Deltaproteobacteria bacterium.
AATTTTTGGCCCTGTAGCTAGAGAACTAAGAGCAAAACAGTTTGTTAAAATTGTATCGCTTGCTCCAGAAGTATTGTGAGGAAAAAATGAATAGACTGCAAAAAATCTATAATGATCAAATTAAGTTAGAGCTTAAAGCTAAATTGGGCCTCAGGAATATTATGGAAGTTCCTAAGCTTGAAAAAATAGTAGTAAGCGTATGTACTAGTGAGGCCGTTCAAAATCCTAAAATTTTAAATGGTGTTGTCGATGAATTGACATCAATAACTGGACAAAAAGCTGTTATGACTAAGTCAAAGAAAGCAATTTCAAATTTTAAATTAAGAAAAGGTCTTTCTATAGGCGCCAGAGTGACTTTAAGAAAAGACAGTATGTGGTCATTTCTTGATAGGTTAAATACCTTAGCATTGCCTAGGGTGAGAGATTTTAGAGGGCTTCCTTCAAAAGGATTTGACGGAAAA
It encodes:
- the rplE gene encoding 50S ribosomal protein L5 codes for the protein MNRLQKIYNDQIKLELKAKLGLRNIMEVPKLEKIVVSVCTSEAVQNPKILNGVVDELTSITGQKAVMTKSKKAISNFKLRKGLSIGARVTLRKDSMWSFLDRLNTLALPRVRDFRGLPSKGFDGKGNYNMGLKEQIVFPEINYDRIEKTRGMNITICTSAKNDLHGKSLLEALGVPFRK